One window from the genome of Asterias rubens chromosome 11, eAstRub1.3, whole genome shotgun sequence encodes:
- the LOC117296811 gene encoding calcipressin-1-like, with product MKSSTDEEGQQSGSTKNDTENNMAATIASLQREHMEYRNTSKDEAKGEGCSSSRPGVAEAGRRPSAGDIPYEDLPKALIATNVPDAVFLDAQKKKSFEDLFCAFGENVHFVYLSSFRRVRIGYETPEQVVRARIGMHKKEIYGTTLSLYFLQPVKLSNSSSLEPPIPTKQHLLSPPASPPVGWEPKQESEPVIDYDVLAALASLAPGEAHELHAADDNKPGIFVLPCEDPPPKGAAARGPKMKIQHTRRPEPS from the exons ATGAAATCATCTACAGACGAGGAAGGACAGCAAAGCGGCTCAACAAAGAACGATACtgaaaacaacatggcggcCACCATAGCTTCATTACAGCGGGAGCACATGGAGTATAGAAACACTTCGAAGGACGAGGCAAAGGGGGAGGGGTGTTCCTCCTCCAGGCCTGGGGTAGCTGAGGCAGGGAGGAGGCCCTCAGCGGGTGATATTCCGTACGAGGACTTACCGAAAGCACTTATTGCCACAAATGTACCTGATGCAGTTTTCTTGGATGCACAGAAAAAG AAATCCTTTGAAGACCTCTTCTGTGCGTTTGGTGAGAACGTCCACTTTGTCTACCTGTCCAGCTTCAGGAGGGTCCGGATCGGCTACGAGACTCCGGAGCAGGTGGTTCGAGCAAGAATAGGAATGCACAAGAAAGAAATATACGGCACAACTCTCAGTTTATACTTCTTACAG CCCGTCAAACTATCCAACAGTTCATCACTGGAGCCGCCCATACCAACCAAGCAGCACCTTCTGTCTCCACCAGCATCACCGCCAGTCGGCTGGGAGCCAAAGCAAGAATCTGAACCAGTCATTGACTATGATGTCCTGGCAGCATTGGCTAGTCTAGCACCAG GTGAAGCTCATGAACTCCACGCGGCGGACGACAACAAACCCGGAATCTTCGTCCTCCCCTGTGAGGATCCGCCCCCAAAGGGAGCAGCAGCCAGAGGGCCCAAGATGAAAATACAACACACCAGAAGACCAGAGCCAAGTTAA
- the LOC117296847 gene encoding actin cytoskeleton-regulatory complex protein PAN1-like codes for MSEEDPPAKRMRLGGDGLLEASREQLIAENKKQESYIASLLSKLDGNCTSGPQNELEERLKQQQAEANRKEKVLLMQLTRKEQDLQEVANQLGELTKGNTPGASQLRSALLDPALNLLFQRMRNQLEEKSKKLQQATDDMAAWKFTPDSQTGKRLMSKCRILIQENQELGKQVSTGRTAQLEAELALQKKYSEELKASQDELNEFVIQLDEEVEGMQSTICALQQQLKEAKEDLASLKVVQAEPVNTDQGPTEHQVHEQVVQQQQPAAAQQMKQPESPFAEEGIVSALLSPAQSSPPQIEVVGNKTPEVERTPEGDRTQGAGEEEGIVDGSDDKDHRLWSPDEMETVEEGNQQDERTAETNVSTEEEHEIASRTPEEETERTTKIIKEQDRTFSYEESETHRRPPQLQEEEMMSHQESGAEPRDALHKENQELQDRWEKPQPEEEQMEIDSPKCKNDTSSRENEVLTVEAKQSNFAGELTSPVASCESLTDGSNEGTNATTLDHGQTSQNLGVDPTPGDNIQNTDQTSLESSGSNDLGDKDSPGNKGTEESSTKNPEVPDISTKNQDNDIACSLEVSKSTVDNQPGIGKVVSESQGAGKGALLAQFSEVKVTAKKLPTNCSLSVVDYDTGSSEDEDYEGGNDGFVDEPSGPNNQTLSQTKHSPNNQSPESPNQSLSPGTNSPEPVNNTGFKLGPELSPLKSLQILSNNGDTEVGLLTKPNESQDSDIVEENGTESIHNKTEKVAISTE; via the exons ATGTCTGAAGAAGATCCTCCAGCCAAACGG ATGCGTCTTGGTGGGGACGGATTGCTGGAGGCGTCGAGGGAGCAATTGATCGCTGAGAACAAGAAACAAGAATCCTACATTGCGTCCTTGTTGAGCAAACTGGATGGAAATTGCACAAGTG GCCCCCAGAATGAACTTGAAGAGCGTCTGAAGCAACAACAGGCTGAAGCCAACAGGAAGGAGAAGGTTCTCCTGATGCAGCTCACTAGGAAAGAGCAAGACCTCCAAGAAGTCGCT AACCAACTCGGCGAGCTCACCAAAGGGAACACCCCCGGAGCTTCCCAGCTCCGCTCAGCTCTCCTGGACCCCGCCCTCAATCTCTTATTCCAGCGGATGCGGAATCAGCTGGAGGAGAAGAGCAAGAAGCTCCAGCAAGCCACGGACGACATGGCCGCCTGGAAGTTCACTCCGGACAG CCAAACAGGGAAACGTCTGATGTCCAAATGCCGCATCTTGATTCAAGAAAACCAGGAACTGGGCAAGCAAGTCTCAACAGGCCGTACCGCACAGCTGGAAGCTGAGCTGGCACTGCAGAAAAAGTACAGTGAGGAACTGAAGGCCAGCCAAGATG AGCTGAACGAGTTTGTGATCCAGCTAGACGAGGAGGTGGAGGGTATGCAAAGCACTATCTGTGCGCTCCAGCAGCAGCTGAAAGAGGCCAAGGAGGACTTGGCTTCCCTCAAGGTCGTACAGGCCGAGCCTGTGAACACAGACCAAGGTCCAACTGAACACCAGGTGCATGAACAGGTAGTGCAGCAGCAACAGCCAGCAGCAGCACAGCAGATGAAACAGCCAGAATCACCTTTTGCAGAAGAAGGTATCGTTTCTGCTCTCTTAAGTCCTGCCCAGTCCAGCCCGCCTCAAATTGAGGTTGTGGGAAACAAGACTCCTGAAGTAGAAAGGACTCCAGAAGGGGATAGGACTCAAGGAGCCGGCGAGGAAGAAGGCATTGTCGATGGTTCAGACGACAAGGACCATCGGCTGTGGAGTCCGGATGAGATGGAGACAGTTGAGGAAGGCAATCAACAGGATGAAAGGACAGCTGAGACCAACGTCTCCACTGAGGAAGAGCATGAGATTGCCAGCAGAACTCCTGAGGAGGAGACAGAGAGGACTACTAAGATCATCAAAGAGCAGGATAGGACGTTCAGCTACGAGGAATCGGAAACACACCGCCGGCCGCCACAGCTACAAGAGGAGGAGATGATGTCGCACCAGGAATCGGGTGCAGAGCCGCGAGATGCCTTGCACAAGGAAAACCAAGAACTACAGGATCGCTGGGAGAAACCGCAGCCGGAAGAGGAGCAGATGGAAATTGACTCGCCAAAATGTAAGAATGATACATCAAGTAGGGAGAATGAGGTGCTCACGGTAGAGGCCAAACAAAGTAATTTTGCCGGTGAGTTGACTAGCCCAGTTGCTTCTTGTGAGTCCTTGACAGATGGGTCAAATGAGGGTACAAATGCCACAACTCTTGATCACGGTCAGACCTCTCAAAATCTAGGGGTTGATCCTACCCCAGGTGACAATATCCAAAATACTGATCAAACATCTTTAGAGTCCTCAGGTAGTAATGATCTTGGGGATAAAGACTCTCCAGGTAATAAGGGGACAGAAGAGTCCTCAACTAAAAACCCAGAGGTGCCAGACATCTCAACTAAGAACCAAGACAATGATATAGCCTGCTCACTTGAGGTTAGCAAAAGTACAGTTGACAACCAACCAGGGATTGGAAAGGTTGTGTCCGAGAGCCAGGGTGCGGGTAAAGGGGCTCTACTGGCTCAGTTCTCGGAGGTAAAGGTGACTGCCAAAAAGCTGCCTACTAACTGCAGCCTCTCAGTTGTTGACTATGACACGGGTAGTAGCGAGGACGAAGATTATGAGGGCGGAAACGACGGCTTCGTAGACGAGCCGTCCGGCCCGAATAACCAAACTCTGTCCCAGACAAAACATTCACCGAATAATCAATCACCAGAGTCCCCTAATCAAAGCCTCTCGCCAGGAACTAACTCTCCAGAACCTGTCAATAATACAGGTTTTAAACTAGGCCCCGAACTCTCCCCACTTAAGAGCCTTCAAATCCTGTCTAATAATGGGGACACTGAAGTGGGGCTCTTGACCAAACCAAATGAATCCCAAGACTCTGATATTGTGGAGGAGAATGGCACTGAATCCATCCATAATAAGACTGAGAAAGTTGCCATAAGCACTGAGTAG